A region of the Chryseobacterium gotjawalense genome:
TCCGTTAACCAGAGAATCGGCAGGTAGGCGGACTTCTTTCTGATTAGGAATTGAGATATTTATCAATCTTCCCGCGGCGTCATAAACCTCTAAAGCGGTAATTATCTTGCTTTGTGATTTTATGACAAAATCATCACCGTCTTTGTAAACAACAATGTTTTCTTTTATATTTGAGTCCATTGCCAAAACCGTTTCCGGTTGGTAAATAATTTCAAATCTACCGGTGCTTTCTCCTGCGTTAGTTTCAAAAGTGTAATTACCTGCACTTAAGTTGGTGATGATTCCCGCTTGTTTGTCTTTTAAGTAGATAATCTGCCCATTAGCGAAGATGCCTTCGGTAGTGTCAAGTTCAATTTTATACTGGCCGGCCTCGAAATGCCTGCTGCCCAGCGGAACTGAATCACTGTTGCTGAAGGAACTGCGTCCATTGATTGCTACTTTTTGATCCTGCACCACCGAGTACAGCTCATCTGAGCCTCCAAGAGAGGGTGAGTCATCCTGGGTGAAACTGTTATTTCCACCCTCAAAATATACGACTGCGATGTTGGAAGCGGTATTTTTTGGCGTAATCATATTCAGCCAGTAGCGGTCCACTTGAGGCCGGTTTCCTCTTTTACCAAAGAAAGCAGTGCCGCTTTCTTTGGTCCGGATGGTATTATTAAAGATCAGTTGCTGGTTTTCTGCACTGGTTTTGACCATAAAGCCCTGTCCGACTTTAACGCTTTCCGTCGGCACTGTGGTACCGGCTAGTCCAAAATCACCGACGGCTGCCCGGGTGCCTGTCCCAACTTCAGGCGGAGTTACCGCATTGAAAACCGCGTAGGCCTGGCTTCCGTACTGATCACCCATCTGCACCGTCTGGCTGTTCGCACGGTTGTCCCACAGATGAAAAGTAGGGCTTAGTGTCCCCCCTGTTTTATTAAGGTTATAAAAAGTAATAAGATCAATGTTTGACGGATAGGGATTTCCGACTAAATTATACCCACGGCTTAGATTGGCAGGTCCAGAGTTCACGATGCTATAAGTAAAAGCGCCGTTCGTAGGATAACCGGTAAAAGTGGCCGTTACGGTAGCCGGTGTCCCCGGAACCCCTGTTTTATTGGGTTCTTTTACGGCGAGAGCACGCCCTTTGATGTAGGCACCGCTGGAGTTATAGAAAAAGTTATTCGCCTCATTATGATAAAGGACATAATCAATCCCGTTATAAATATTTTTCAAAGACTGTCCTTCCAGTGGAGAAATAAGATAGTTATACTGCTGTCTTCCGCCCGACAGGTTAATGGTTCGTCTGGCCGTAATGGAACCGGTGTTGATGGCAGTATCCTCGTTAATCTGCACCAGGCTTCCGTCGGATTCGACCACGACAGTTGCCGCACTTCCGGTCTCGTTCCTAATATAATCCTGTATCTTCAGTGAAGCATCTTTATTGATGGTTAATGTTCCTCCGGTAACCACTTTCACATTTTTAGCTTCAAAATTACCGCCTGTTAAGATGTTAACAGGTTTTTTAATCAGTACACATTTATCAATGGCAGGAACAGCAGTGGTTGGCTGCCAGTTTGTAACTCCCCAATTGGTGGAAGCTGTGGTATCCCATACTTTATTTTGGTTATGAATCGAAATGGTTGCAGAGGTGGTACAGCCGTTACTTACGGTCTGCTGGGCAGAAATATTCCAGTCGGAAATGGTCTGCATCTGCACATCACTTGGTTTGATGCATACGGAAGCGGTCGGGGTACCGTTCACGTAAGGAGTGGTACAGTTCGCCTGATAAACTCCAATATTCGGAGCCGTCCAAACAAACGAGGTCGTTAAAGGTCGGTTACCATACAATTTGATATTATCAATAGCGACTCCATCACCCCAATACGCATTATAACGGAAACGTACCTTGAGGGAAGCTACATTAATGAACGCATCAAGGTTAATGGTCACATCCTGAAAAGCAGTACCATAACCCAAACTTTCATTTTGATTATAGCTGGTGTTGGCAGGTACCCAGGTCGTTCCGCCATTGGTGGATACTTCGACATAAAGACCCTCTACTGTCCCTCCCGCTGCGGGTGAAGTATCTCCGTAAAAAGAATAATAAGCTGAGAAGTCAAGTTTCAGATTAGTAAATCCAGTGGTATTAAATGCTGCGATAGAAGTTAGTATACTGTGCACTTTTCTTGTGCCATAATCAGATGTACTGTAAGCAAATTTATTACCTCCATAACCTGAACTGATAGCAGGTTTCCAGATCGCTCCCACTGGCGAAAAAATACTGGATTTATTTTGCCAACCAGTATTGGCAACCGTCGAATTATCATCAGCCCCTGTCGTACGGGTAAATACGCCCAAAGCACCCCCTTCAAAATCTTCATTAATTAGCATCACCTCTTCCAGCGCTCCGGCGGTGGACAATACCAAACGATCTTCATCCCCACAAAAGTTGGCATTTCCGGGAGGTAAACTGAAGGTAAACTGAGGAATTGGCTTAATGGTTGCGCTTACCGGTTTCCTGTAAAGCGTTTCACAGGCACCGTTAAAAGACGTCACCCAATAGGTTTTGGTTGCGGAAAGAGTTGGTGTAACATAGGTCGACTGAAACGAGCCATCAACTGTGGTTTCTGCTACCATCTCGCCTCCGGTTTCAGCATCATACCATCTTATTTTAGTGGTGCCTAAATTTCCCTTTGCAGTAATAGCAAAAGAGGCAGATCCGCAGGTTTCTACCGGTGTTAGAGAAACAATGCTGGAAGCACAGTTAGCAATCACCGTAAAAAGGTAATCCTCAGTTTCTCCTCCCCCGGTTGAAAAATTTTCACACGGTGTAGCATCCCCTCCGATGCGGTTACGGAATCTGATGGTATAATCACCCGGCGCAGTACCGGGCGGAATAATAAAGCCGAATGAAGTGGAAAAGGCGGAGGTGGTACTGTTAGAGACAATCTCGGAATTACCCGCTGTGTTATTAAAGATTCCGTCTCTATTCCAGTCAACCCAGACTTTGATTCGTGCATCAATCGGCTCCAGGCCTTTATAGAAAATATTAATCCCCTCGCCTGCAGCCTGTATGGCTTTATTGGGAAGTCCTGTAAAATCCTGATAACCCGTTCCGTTGTAGGTACTGACATTCGATACATCAT
Encoded here:
- a CDS encoding GEVED domain-containing protein translates to MKKIIILLFRKLFAFILFTSFLSLFQAQTTVTLSSPGSGTWTAPCDVNSITVEVWGGGGGGQRVTGNKQSKAALGGGGSGGGFVKTTYAVTPGTTYNYSVGSGGDGSASTANNGIPSWFVNNTTILAVGGTGAATNATGAGTGQTAPSTGNRGGALISTYGGSGGTATATNSGGGGSSAGNTTGNNASGITGGAAPANGFAGANGVSATEADGGGGGIGAGGSGAKKPGGNVTYSGGAGGAGQIKISYTSALKSYCTKTFSTVEPITNVTFAGIDNTTSGTVGGTPAFENFCIAANVIQGNTYTISVRGNTNGNFTDYFRVYFDWNQNGTFGDAGEAYDIGTITNSLGNTVTATVNIPVPAGALLGTTRMRVVKNLNAYTDACTAASNGQAEGYNVNVTTATPCTVPAAQPTGLVFSSVSSTQINGSFTTASPGSAGYLVVRSTSSTLSANPTNGTPYIAGNALGGGVVVSSGATTSFSDTGLTGNTRYYYFIFSYTSGACFGSPTYLVTSPLQGDRVTCPSDPTGNSVSAILQSGATISWSASTGGSAATINYFLEVATNSDFTGLIAGSPFNNGTVLSKVLTGLSSGTTYYYRVRANNGCVSDLGITGNFTTQLAPCAGTPAAGTIILSATNGAPSTVFTATVTGDAAGVSGLSYQWQIADSATGLWTDIAGATGASAHITAVATVSTTKYYQRIIRCSNSGLQSVSNVVSFRTNNLSYCLPTTTPATAADMYITEIKFQGTLNDVSNVSTYNGTGYQDFTGLPNKAIQAAGEGINIFYKGLEPIDARIKVWVDWNRDGIFNNTAGNSEIVSNSTTSAFSTSFGFIIPPGTAPGDYTIRFRNRIGGDATPCENFSTGGGETEDYLFTVIANCASSIVSLTPVETCGSASFAITAKGNLGTTKIRWYDAETGGEMVAETTVDGSFQSTYVTPTLSATKTYWVTSFNGACETLYRKPVSATIKPIPQFTFSLPPGNANFCGDEDRLVLSTAGALEEVMLINEDFEGGALGVFTRTTGADDNSTVANTGWQNKSSIFSPVGAIWKPAISSGYGGNKFAYSTSDYGTRKVHSILTSIAAFNTTGFTNLKLDFSAYYSFYGDTSPAAGGTVEGLYVEVSTNGGTTWVPANTSYNQNESLGYGTAFQDVTINLDAFINVASLKVRFRYNAYWGDGVAIDNIKLYGNRPLTTSFVWTAPNIGVYQANCTTPYVNGTPTASVCIKPSDVQMQTISDWNISAQQTVSNGCTTSATISIHNQNKVWDTTASTNWGVTNWQPTTAVPAIDKCVLIKKPVNILTGGNFEAKNVKVVTGGTLTINKDASLKIQDYIRNETGSAATVVVESDGSLVQINEDTAINTGSITARRTINLSGGRQQYNYLISPLEGQSLKNIYNGIDYVLYHNEANNFFYNSSGAYIKGRALAVKEPNKTGVPGTPATVTATFTGYPTNGAFTYSIVNSGPANLSRGYNLVGNPYPSNIDLITFYNLNKTGGTLSPTFHLWDNRANSQTVQMGDQYGSQAYAVFNAVTPPEVGTGTRAAVGDFGLAGTTVPTESVKVGQGFMVKTSAENQQLIFNNTIRTKESGTAFFGKRGNRPQVDRYWLNMITPKNTASNIAVVYFEGGNNSFTQDDSPSLGGSDELYSVVQDQKVAINGRSSFSNSDSVPLGSRHFEAGQYKIELDTTEGIFANGQIIYLKDKQAGIITNLSAGNYTFETNAGESTGRFEIIYQPETVLAMDSNIKENIVVYKDGDDFVIKSQSKIITALEVYDAAGRLINISIPNQKEVRLPADSLVNGIYVLKIVCNGAVITKKILR